TCCCAAACTCCCAGGCCTCGGTACTGGACGGCCTGAACCAGCAGAGGGAGGACGGTCGCCTGTGCGACCTCGCCATCCACGTCCAAGGTCACGTGTTCAAGGCCCACCGCTGCGTCTTGGCCGCCTCCTCGCCGTACTTCCACGACCAGGTGAGAACActgtcaccatttttttttcttttttttttatcaaaaaggtTTGGTGGACAATTGCTAATTGTCATCCTGTGAAGGTCCTGCTGAAGAACATGTCCAGCGTGTCCATCCCGGCCGTGATGGACCCGCTGGCGTTCGAGAGCGTGCTGCGCTGCGCCTACACGGGGCAACTGAGGATGCTGCGTGAGGACATCGTCAACTACCTGACGGTGGGCAGTGTCCTGCAGATGTGGCACATTGTGGACAAATGCACCGAACTCCTCAAGGAGGGCAGGGCTGCGGGCGGATCTGCGAGCGGCGGCCCAACGAGCGCCGGCGTTCTCGCTCGGGATCAAGCTCGACCGGCGGCGGCCCAAGACTCGCAGGGTTCCTACGCAAGTATGGAAAGTATAAACATTTGCTATAGTTTACGTATAGTTCTtaatattattaactcattcactgccattgacggctataaatgtcaaaaatttatttcaaaaatttctattagtttaacatttttcccacttttgttaacaagagtagaaaaacctacttttttttttattgtattataacagatataaaatttgtgattgatcgtgagttaacgagtgaagtcatgcgattaattacaattaaaaatggtaatcgcctgacgcccctaatttttaacaatcttttctttaaaaaaaaaaaaaaagataaaaaatggggtggggggggataattacaattattttatgtatttaaaaaaatgttattttaaagaaaagattattaaaagttaggggtgtcaggagattaattttttaaatcgtaattaatcgcatgacttcactagttaactcacgattaatcacaaattttatatctgttttaaatgtaccccaaaaaaatttctaggttttcatactcttgttaacaaaagtggaaaaaaatgttaaactaatagaaatagttcaaattaatttatgacgtctatatccgtcaatggcagtaaatgagttaatgtttgtaAATGCCAAAAGGTGAGTTAAACAATTGAACACTAATATTTTAGTGAAtatggtttgtttgtgttgagaTTGAAAACTACCAAcgacagttttatttttttgtaacttaGCTTCATGGTGATATTGCCGCTTTTTGCCGGCTTGAAAATGGCGGAATTTGTGAAATGTCTCATGTCTGCGTTAGGAACCCTTCAGGAGCCCCCGCGCGGCTCCCAGCCCCCGAGCCGTCCGTCGGCGAGCGAGAGCCAGTCTCCCAGCAGCACCAACTACTTCAGCCCCGGAGCGGCCACGACCTCGGCGGGGggaggcggcagcggcggcgtgaCCGGCGACACGCCCAGCTACTGCACGCCATCCGGAGAGGAGGCCTTCATGATAGGGgagggcgaggaggaggaggaggaggaggaggatgaagatgaagagtACCAGCAAAAGAAGAGAGGATGCAGGAGGAAGAAATCCAACTCGGCGTCAGAGGAGGAAGTCGGCGTCAGTGACAGTTTCGGGGTTTCTTCATATCAGGTGAGCCTTAAATCTGTCTTCTGTCTGACCTCATTTTCCTTAAACCGCTCGTGTCCCACAAAGGACGGCGAGGACGCGTCCCTGCAGAGACGCCCCGCCTACATGCAGCCCAGCATCATGCCCCGCAAGCAGTGGGTGGTGGTGAAAGCCGAGCGGCCCGAGGACCAGGACCTCATCGTGGTGTCGGGCGAGGAGGGCGGcggggcggaggaggaggacgacgaggacgaggacgacgaggacGATGAGAGGGAGCTGCCGTCCGGCCGGGAGAGGGACGGCGGCGACTTCGCCATCTCGCACGTGCGGACGCTCTCCGTGGAGGCTGGCGGGCGAGGAGATGCCGACGCGCAGGTTGATTTATTTCAATACacgcttttttgttttgtttgaaaaactttatttataagacatacatattaggggtgtcaaaatgagtgcgttaatttggagtgaatttcattttttccgcttttatgttaacaagagtatgaaaaatattttattgtacatttagaacagatatcaaatttgcgattaatcgtgagttaactattgaagacattatatataaaatggagcctccgctagcttaatgctaacacaaaatgcaaaacaccatagacaaGCTAACGAATAGCATCTGTACAtctacaacaaaataaaacacattctaTTTACAAGCATGATAATAAATGTCATGTTTCTTGTCTGACATTGTCAgtccaaagtcaacattttgtcCCCTGTCCGTGCGTCCAGATGGACTACTGCCAGTCTTCCGAGGACTTCCTCAAGTTGGACGGCAGCTTGTTGGACGCGGCCATAGCTCAGCATGTCCAGGACTCGGCGGCGGGTCCGAATCCGAATCAGGGCGCCAACCGAGTCGCGTCGTCCCTGCTGGGTCAGGGCCTGACCCGCACCCAGCTCTTCCCTCTGGACATGCAGGTAAtgcgtttatttttatttcatgttttgacACGATTTTGCTATTGTTACGCCAATTTGGCATCCCGCAGGGCAACCAGATCCTGGTCTACGGACAAACGTCTGCGCTCTCGATGGACGCCGCGCCGCCTCCTCTGAGTGGAATGATTGGCGGCGGCGCTTTTAAAAGCGTGGAGCACGGCCCCGCGGTCCCAGGCGGCGAGGGCGGGGCCGGCGGCGCCGGGGGTTCCGCAAAAGTCTTCATGTGCCACTGCGGCAAGACGTTCACGCACAAGAGCATGCGGGACCGCCACATCAACATGCACCTGGACCTGAGACCCTTCCACTGCCCCGTGTGCGCCAAGAAGTTCAAGATGAAGCATCACCTGACCGAGCACATGAAGACGCACACGGGGCTCAAGCCGTACCACTGCGCCGGTTGCGGCAGGAAGTTCATGTGGCGGGACAGCTTCATGAGGCATCGGTCGCACTGCGagcgtcgaggaggaggaagcgaAGACGTCGCTGATGTCGCCGATGTCCTGCCCGGCCCTCACCTCCTCCTCCCGCCGGGCGAGGCAGGTCTGCGAGGAGGTGGGGTGTCCGCTACCTCCTCGCGCCTTCACCATGCTGCTCCCGCCGCTGCGTCGGGCAGCGGCATGGCGGCGGGGATGTTTGGTAGCTTGCCGTTAGAGCACGGCGTGTGCACTGATCTCGCTAACGACAGCTAGCACCGGGCCGCTAACGACTGATAGCAACAGCTTGTGACAATTGACTGCTAACAACTTAACAGCTAGTGGCAGGTAACTTCTGCTAACAACCGCTAATGACAGATAAAAGCTAATTACTGATAACTGTAGCTAACGACTAGTAGTGACTGCTATTGATTGATAACAACTGATAATGACAGCTAATGGCTGCTAACtactgctagctagctcataATGGCAGCTAACGGCCACAATTGAGCTATCAGGACTGCTAATATCCTCAAACTCTGATAACAGCTA
The sequence above is drawn from the Vanacampus margaritifer isolate UIUO_Vmar chromosome 17, RoL_Vmar_1.0, whole genome shotgun sequence genome and encodes:
- the zbtb22b gene encoding zinc finger and BTB domain-containing protein 22b, whose product is MQSASVEVVSSGDSVVQVCFPNSQASVLDGLNQQREDGRLCDLAIHVQGHVFKAHRCVLAASSPYFHDQVLLKNMSSVSIPAVMDPLAFESVLRCAYTGQLRMLREDIVNYLTVGSVLQMWHIVDKCTELLKEGRAAGGSASGGPTSAGVLARDQARPAAAQDSQGSYARTLQEPPRGSQPPSRPSASESQSPSSTNYFSPGAATTSAGGGGSGGVTGDTPSYCTPSGEEAFMIGEGEEEEEEEEDEDEEYQQKKRGCRRKKSNSASEEEVGVSDSFGVSSYQDGEDASLQRRPAYMQPSIMPRKQWVVVKAERPEDQDLIVVSGEEGGGAEEEDDEDEDDEDDERELPSGRERDGGDFAISHVRTLSVEAGGRGDADAQMDYCQSSEDFLKLDGSLLDAAIAQHVQDSAAGPNPNQGANRVASSLLGQGLTRTQLFPLDMQGNQILVYGQTSALSMDAAPPPLSGMIGGGAFKSVEHGPAVPGGEGGAGGAGGSAKVFMCHCGKTFTHKSMRDRHINMHLDLRPFHCPVCAKKFKMKHHLTEHMKTHTGLKPYHCAGCGRKFMWRDSFMRHRSHCERRGGGSEDVADVADVLPGPHLLLPPGEAGLRGGGVSATSSRLHHAAPAAASGSGMAAGMFGSLPLEHGVCTDLANDS